In Fusarium oxysporum f. sp. lycopersici 4287 chromosome 4, whole genome shotgun sequence, a genomic segment contains:
- a CDS encoding condensin complex subunit 1, which produces MDTIDFDLNDALKHYMSDPASISTPEADGALFDCENDPEALTLPVVNSVLNPIVDAVADNPDAIMRASHMDSLQFLLKLAPISLHHSPDTPTVGQHSELENPRYTAHLPTHALSKIFDLVMSGLSAEADSVHSDIDSPDEQDSVPHHKKLLEIYGFLLQWTIAAVETKAAEKSSTAPAARGRGKGKKGAAKDKDAAWDSATQLQGALEVMCKVLKLKLSKIFLTTSERDTFIGLLTRPVYMVLENEQRVKTTTIRMHCFKVLCIAVKHHGHGYAAQINIIQNLTYFEHLSEPMAEFLHILAETYDYPQLADEVLREISNKEFNSNDTRGPKSVSSFIAKLSELAPRLVIKQMTMLAKQLDSESYTLRCALIEVCGNMVGYLSKQDERSENHKSQLNAFFDVLEERFLDINPYCRCRTLQVYMRLCDLAQKFPKRRQKAAELACRSLEDKSSNVRRNAIKLLGTLIKTHPFTVMHGAQLSRKEWQARLDMVQEELDSLKPPPGVPGFGGDQANTTVDNELLDEATQLGSPQKPTQMTEEEKAAAIKKAQEEAATSEAIEKLTLTRRYYNEALKFIDVIHDATTTICQLLGSRNKSEVIEAMDFFEVGDAYNIEQNKVGIRRMLRLIWTKGNSDEGKGVQTHLIECYRRLFFEAPDSFSPNDSAIYIARNMISLTFGATPAELTSLEQLLATMMKGGMIPEVVISKLWQVYGVQKREISRTQRRGAIIVLGMLATANPEIVVGEMETMLRTGLGLHGRNDLQLAKFTCIALRRINPSGRQSKDSPVKFSRLPNDHAVSVRLAAITEVPSDSKEWYGVAEQAINAIYAISKHPDTLCSDLIRRKARQVFGQSRTPPSSQPSSRPTSRDETKVAPTADQTVTQGEKKKRDNAIALSQLLFIVGHVAIKQIVHLELCELDFKRRKQEKEKAAPAKNDKDKEDADELDLIGGTTEDDFTEAMAHIRERELLYGPNSLLAVFGPLVSEICANNTTYADKGLQAAATLCLAKLMCVSAEYCEANLPLLITIMERSPNATVRSNAVIALGDMAVCFNHLIDENTDFLYRRLADDDASVKRTCLMTLTFLILAGQVKVKGQLGEMAKCLEDEDRRIADLARMFFTELSTKDNAVYNHFVDMFSLLSAGGNMEEESFRRIVKFLLGFVEKVCDALMVGQVITNALTRTNTPNSWPRSLLHDSTVVRLSDNGTMLHMRWAFCSIRMKRLQSWCLKATELFNPLLKGVRYLC; this is translated from the exons ATGGATACCATTGACTTTGACCTTAACGATGCCTTGAAGCACTACATGTCGGATCCAGCCAGCATTTCAACGCCTGAAGCTGACGGGGCTCTTTTCGACTGCGAAAATGATCCCGAAGCCCTTACACTCCCTGTCGTTAACTCTGTCCTGAACCCTATCGTCGACGCAGTCGCCGATAATCCAGATGCCATTATGCGCGCCTCCCACATGGACTCGTTGCAGTTTCTCCTCAAGTTAGCCCCCATATCCCTCCATCATTCACCTGATACTCCGACTGTGGGACAACATTCTGAGCTAGAAAATCCCAGATACACAGCACATCTTCCCACCCACGCCCTAAGCAAGATCTTCGACCTTGTTATGAGCGGCTTGAGTGCAGAGGCCGACTCTGTCCACTCCGATATCGACTCCCCCGACGAGCAGGACTCGGTACCCCACCACAAGAAACTACTCGAGATATACGGTTTCCTTCTACAATGGACGATCGCTGCTGTTGAGACCAAGGCCGCTGAGAAGTCGTCAACGGCACCTGCTGCTAGAGGACGCggaaagggaaagaaggGGGCTGCAAAGGATAAGGATGCGGCTTGGGATTCGGCTACACAGCTTCAAGGAGCTTTGGAAGTTATGTGCAAGGTTCTTAAGCTCAAGCTCTCCAAGATCTTTCTCACAACAAGCGAAAGAGATACATTTATTGGTCTCCTTACCCGACCAGTTTACATGGTTTTGGAGAACGAGCAACGAGTCAAGACAACGACCATCCGAATGCACTGCTTCAAGGTCCTTTGCATTGCTGTGAAGCATCACGGGCATGGATATG CGGCGCaaatcaacatcatccagaACTTGACATACTTCGAGCACTTGTCGGAACCCATGGCCGAGTTCCTACACATCCTAGCAGAAACTTACGACTATCCTCAGCTCGCTGACGAGGTATTACGCGAAATCAGTAACAAAGAATTCAACTCCAACGATACTAGAGGACCTAAGTCTGTTTCTTCCTTTATTGCCAAGCTTTCTGAGTTGGCGCCACGATTGGTGATCAAGCAGATGACAATGCTTGCGAAGCAGTTGGACAGCGAG TCATATACTCTTCGATGTGCTCTTATCGAGGTCTGTGGAAACATGGTTGGCTACCTCAGCAAGCAAGATGAGCGCAGCGAGAACCACAAGTCCCAACTGAACGCCTTTTTCGACGTGTTGGAGGAGCGATTCCTCGACATCAACCCCTACTGCCGGTGCAGAACTCTGCAAGTGTACATGCGGCTTTGCGATCTTGCACAGAAGTTCCCCAAGCGACGACAGAAAGCCGCGGAACTTGCATGTAGAAGTTTGGAAGACAAGAGCAGCAATGTCAGACGTAACgccatcaagcttcttggcaCGCTTATCAAGACACATCCTTTCACGGTCATGCACGGTGCGCAGCTGTCGAGAAAGGAGTGGCAGGCTCGTTTAGACATGGTCCAGGAGGAGTTGGATTCTCTGAAGCCTCCCCCTGGTGTCCCTGGCTTTGGAGGCGACCAGGCGAACACGACTGTTGATAATGAGCTTCTCGATGAGGCGACACAACTTGGCTCTCCTCAGAAGCCTACCCAGAtgactgaggaggagaaggcggctgccatcaagaaggCACAGGAGGAAGCTGCTACAAGCGAAGCTATCGAGAAGCTGACACTGACCCGGAGATACTACAACGAGGCTCTCAAGTTTATCGACGTTATCCACGACGCCACCACCACGATCTGCCAGCTCCTCGGATCAAGGAACAAGAGCGAGGTTATTGAGGCCATGGACTTCTTTGAGGTCGGTGACGCCTACAACATTGAGCAGAACAAGGTCGGTATTCGGCGTATGCTTCGACTCATCTGGACCAAGGGCAATAGCGACGAAGGAAAGGGTGTCCAGACACACTTGATCGAGTGTTACAGGCGACTCTTCTTCGAGGCACCTGACTCGTTCAGTCCCAATGATTCTGCTATTTACATTGCGCGAAACATGATCAGTTTGACCTTTGGCGCGACACCCGCTGAGCTCACGTCGCTTGAGCAGCTCTTGGCGACAATGATGAAGGGCGGCATGATCCCCGAGGTTGTTATTAGCAAGCTTTGGCAAGTGTATGGTGTTCAGAAACGGGAGATCTCCCGAACTCAGCGCCGAGGTGCTATCATTGTTTTGGGGATGCTGGCAACTGCAAACCCCGAGATTGTGGTTGGTGAGATGGAGACCATGCTTCGAACTGGTCTTGGTCTGCATGGACGCAATGATCTTCAGTTGGCCAAGTTTACATGCATTGCTTTGAGGCGAATCAACCCGTCTGGACGCCAGTCTAAGGACTCTCCTGTCAAGTTCTCACGATTGCCCAACGACCACGCTGTGTCAGTCAGATTGGCTGCCATCACCGAGGTTCCCTCAGACAGCAAAGAGTGGTATGGAGTAGCAGAGCAggccatcaacgccatctaTGCTATTTCTAAGCATCCCGACACCCTCTGCTCAGACCTAATCCGACGAAAAGCTCGACAGGTGTTTGGACAGTCCCGTACCCCGCCATCTTCGCAACCCAGCTCGCGCCCTACATCGCGAGATGAGACAAAGGTTGCGCCAACAGCCGACCAGACTGTGACCCAgggtgagaagaagaaacgcGACAATGCTATCGCTCTGTCTCAGCTTCTATTTATCGTCGGTCACGTTGCCATCAAGCAGATTGTTCATCTTGAGCTGTGTGAACTCGACTTTAAGCGCAGAaagcaggagaaggagaaagcaGCGCCCGCTAAGAACgataaggataaggaagATGCGGATGAGCTTGATCTGATCGGAGGTACAACAGAGGATGATTTTACAGAAGCCATGGCACACATTCGTGAGCGAGAGCTTTTGTACGGACCCAACTCTCTACTAGCTGTCTTTGGCCCGCTGGTATCAGAAATCTGCGCCAACAACACAACGTACGCGGATAAGGGACTCCAAGCCGCTGCGACGCTCTGTCTCGCTAAACTTATGTGCGTGTCTGCCGAGTACTGCGAAGCAAACTTGCCACTACTTATCACTATCATGGAGCGTTCACCCAACGCAACTGTCCGAAGCAATGCTGTTATCGCTCTGGGTGACATGGCTGTCTGCTTCAACCATCTCATTGATGAGAACACCGACTTCCTTTATCGTCGACTGGCTGATGACGATGCGTCCGTCAAGCGAACATGCCTCATGACTCTGACCTTCCTTATTCTGGCCGGAcaggtcaaggtcaagggtcAGCTAGGCGAGATGGCCAAATGtttggaggatgaagatcGCAGGATCGCTGATTTGGCGAGAATGTTCTTCACCGAGCTCAGCACCAAGGACAATGCTGTGTACAACCACTTTGTCGACATGTTCAGTCTGCTCAGCGCTGGCGGCAAtatggaagaggagagttTCCGCAGGATTGTCAagttccttcttggctttgttgaAAAGGTATGTGATGCACTTATGGTTGGACAAGTAATAACTAACGCATTAACCAGGACAAACACGCCAAACAGCTGgccgagaagcttgctgCACGACTCAACCGTTGTGAGACTGAGCGACAATGGAACGATGTTGCATATGCGTTGGGCATTTTGCAGCATAAGAATGAAGAGATTACAAAGTTGGTGTCTGAAGGCTACAGAGTTGTTCAATCCTCTGCTTAAGGGTGTTAGATACTTATGTTGA
- a CDS encoding NADH dehydrogenase, with protein MGAVMGYGWYKLIGGMREANELSREKMWARINLIPLLQAEEDRDQVRRYLADQKREKELLGDNTKVYNSDRFVRPTFAVTPPPTTN; from the exons ATGGGCGCTGTTATGGGCTATGGCTGGTATAAGCTGATCGGCGGCATGCGCGAGGCCAA CGAACTCAGCCGTGAAAAGATGTGGGCTCGCATCAACCTCATTCCCCTTCTCCAAGCCGAAGAGGACCGCGATCAAGTCCGTCGATACCTGGCCGACCAGAAGCGCGAGAAGGAGTTGCTTGGTGACAATACCAAGGTTTACAACAGCGACCG ATTCGTGAGGCCGACTTTCGCTGTTACACCCCCTCCTACTACAAACTAA
- a CDS encoding condensin complex subunit 1: MDTIDFDLNDALKHYMSDPASISTPEADGALFDCENDPEALTLPVVNSVLNPIVDAVADNPDAIMRASHMDSLQFLLKYTAHLPTHALSKIFDLVMSGLSAEADSVHSDIDSPDEQDSVPHHKKLLEIYGFLLQWTIAAVETKAAEKSSTAPAARGRGKGKKGAAKDKDAAWDSATQLQGALEVMCKVLKLKLSKIFLTTSERDTFIGLLTRPVYMVLENEQRVKTTTIRMHCFKVLCIAVKHHGHGYAAQINIIQNLTYFEHLSEPMAEFLHILAETYDYPQLADEVLREISNKEFNSNDTRGPKSVSSFIAKLSELAPRLVIKQMTMLAKQLDSESYTLRCALIEVCGNMVGYLSKQDERSENHKSQLNAFFDVLEERFLDINPYCRCRTLQVYMRLCDLAQKFPKRRQKAAELACRSLEDKSSNVRRNAIKLLGTLIKTHPFTVMHGAQLSRKEWQARLDMVQEELDSLKPPPGVPGFGGDQANTTVDNELLDEATQLGSPQKPTQMTEEEKAAAIKKAQEEAATSEAIEKLTLTRRYYNEALKFIDVIHDATTTICQLLGSRNKSEVIEAMDFFEVGDAYNIEQNKVGIRRMLRLIWTKGNSDEGKGVQTHLIECYRRLFFEAPDSFSPNDSAIYIARNMISLTFGATPAELTSLEQLLATMMKGGMIPEVVISKLWQVYGVQKREISRTQRRGAIIVLGMLATANPEIVVGEMETMLRTGLGLHGRNDLQLAKFTCIALRRINPSGRQSKDSPVKFSRLPNDHAVSVRLAAITEVPSDSKEWYGVAEQAINAIYAISKHPDTLCSDLIRRKARQVFGQSRTPPSSQPSSRPTSRDETKVAPTADQTVTQGEKKKRDNAIALSQLLFIVGHVAIKQIVHLELCELDFKRRKQEKEKAAPAKNDKDKEDADELDLIGGTTEDDFTEAMAHIRERELLYGPNSLLAVFGPLVSEICANNTTYADKGLQAAATLCLAKLMCVSAEYCEANLPLLITIMERSPNATVRSNAVIALGDMAVCFNHLIDENTDFLYRRLADDDASVKRTCLMTLTFLILAGQVKVKGQLGEMAKCLEDEDRRIADLARMFFTELSTKDNAVYNHFVDMFSLLSAGGNMEEESFRRIVKFLLGFVEKVCDALMVGQVITNALTRTNTPNSWPRSLLHDSTVVRLSDNGTMLHMRWAFCSIRMKRLQSWCLKATELFNPLLKGVRYLC, from the exons ATGGATACCATTGACTTTGACCTTAACGATGCCTTGAAGCACTACATGTCGGATCCAGCCAGCATTTCAACGCCTGAAGCTGACGGGGCTCTTTTCGACTGCGAAAATGATCCCGAAGCCCTTACACTCCCTGTCGTTAACTCTGTCCTGAACCCTATCGTCGACGCAGTCGCCGATAATCCAGATGCCATTATGCGCGCCTCCCACATGGACTCGTTGCAGTTTCTCCTCAA ATACACAGCACATCTTCCCACCCACGCCCTAAGCAAGATCTTCGACCTTGTTATGAGCGGCTTGAGTGCAGAGGCCGACTCTGTCCACTCCGATATCGACTCCCCCGACGAGCAGGACTCGGTACCCCACCACAAGAAACTACTCGAGATATACGGTTTCCTTCTACAATGGACGATCGCTGCTGTTGAGACCAAGGCCGCTGAGAAGTCGTCAACGGCACCTGCTGCTAGAGGACGCggaaagggaaagaaggGGGCTGCAAAGGATAAGGATGCGGCTTGGGATTCGGCTACACAGCTTCAAGGAGCTTTGGAAGTTATGTGCAAGGTTCTTAAGCTCAAGCTCTCCAAGATCTTTCTCACAACAAGCGAAAGAGATACATTTATTGGTCTCCTTACCCGACCAGTTTACATGGTTTTGGAGAACGAGCAACGAGTCAAGACAACGACCATCCGAATGCACTGCTTCAAGGTCCTTTGCATTGCTGTGAAGCATCACGGGCATGGATATG CGGCGCaaatcaacatcatccagaACTTGACATACTTCGAGCACTTGTCGGAACCCATGGCCGAGTTCCTACACATCCTAGCAGAAACTTACGACTATCCTCAGCTCGCTGACGAGGTATTACGCGAAATCAGTAACAAAGAATTCAACTCCAACGATACTAGAGGACCTAAGTCTGTTTCTTCCTTTATTGCCAAGCTTTCTGAGTTGGCGCCACGATTGGTGATCAAGCAGATGACAATGCTTGCGAAGCAGTTGGACAGCGAG TCATATACTCTTCGATGTGCTCTTATCGAGGTCTGTGGAAACATGGTTGGCTACCTCAGCAAGCAAGATGAGCGCAGCGAGAACCACAAGTCCCAACTGAACGCCTTTTTCGACGTGTTGGAGGAGCGATTCCTCGACATCAACCCCTACTGCCGGTGCAGAACTCTGCAAGTGTACATGCGGCTTTGCGATCTTGCACAGAAGTTCCCCAAGCGACGACAGAAAGCCGCGGAACTTGCATGTAGAAGTTTGGAAGACAAGAGCAGCAATGTCAGACGTAACgccatcaagcttcttggcaCGCTTATCAAGACACATCCTTTCACGGTCATGCACGGTGCGCAGCTGTCGAGAAAGGAGTGGCAGGCTCGTTTAGACATGGTCCAGGAGGAGTTGGATTCTCTGAAGCCTCCCCCTGGTGTCCCTGGCTTTGGAGGCGACCAGGCGAACACGACTGTTGATAATGAGCTTCTCGATGAGGCGACACAACTTGGCTCTCCTCAGAAGCCTACCCAGAtgactgaggaggagaaggcggctgccatcaagaaggCACAGGAGGAAGCTGCTACAAGCGAAGCTATCGAGAAGCTGACACTGACCCGGAGATACTACAACGAGGCTCTCAAGTTTATCGACGTTATCCACGACGCCACCACCACGATCTGCCAGCTCCTCGGATCAAGGAACAAGAGCGAGGTTATTGAGGCCATGGACTTCTTTGAGGTCGGTGACGCCTACAACATTGAGCAGAACAAGGTCGGTATTCGGCGTATGCTTCGACTCATCTGGACCAAGGGCAATAGCGACGAAGGAAAGGGTGTCCAGACACACTTGATCGAGTGTTACAGGCGACTCTTCTTCGAGGCACCTGACTCGTTCAGTCCCAATGATTCTGCTATTTACATTGCGCGAAACATGATCAGTTTGACCTTTGGCGCGACACCCGCTGAGCTCACGTCGCTTGAGCAGCTCTTGGCGACAATGATGAAGGGCGGCATGATCCCCGAGGTTGTTATTAGCAAGCTTTGGCAAGTGTATGGTGTTCAGAAACGGGAGATCTCCCGAACTCAGCGCCGAGGTGCTATCATTGTTTTGGGGATGCTGGCAACTGCAAACCCCGAGATTGTGGTTGGTGAGATGGAGACCATGCTTCGAACTGGTCTTGGTCTGCATGGACGCAATGATCTTCAGTTGGCCAAGTTTACATGCATTGCTTTGAGGCGAATCAACCCGTCTGGACGCCAGTCTAAGGACTCTCCTGTCAAGTTCTCACGATTGCCCAACGACCACGCTGTGTCAGTCAGATTGGCTGCCATCACCGAGGTTCCCTCAGACAGCAAAGAGTGGTATGGAGTAGCAGAGCAggccatcaacgccatctaTGCTATTTCTAAGCATCCCGACACCCTCTGCTCAGACCTAATCCGACGAAAAGCTCGACAGGTGTTTGGACAGTCCCGTACCCCGCCATCTTCGCAACCCAGCTCGCGCCCTACATCGCGAGATGAGACAAAGGTTGCGCCAACAGCCGACCAGACTGTGACCCAgggtgagaagaagaaacgcGACAATGCTATCGCTCTGTCTCAGCTTCTATTTATCGTCGGTCACGTTGCCATCAAGCAGATTGTTCATCTTGAGCTGTGTGAACTCGACTTTAAGCGCAGAaagcaggagaaggagaaagcaGCGCCCGCTAAGAACgataaggataaggaagATGCGGATGAGCTTGATCTGATCGGAGGTACAACAGAGGATGATTTTACAGAAGCCATGGCACACATTCGTGAGCGAGAGCTTTTGTACGGACCCAACTCTCTACTAGCTGTCTTTGGCCCGCTGGTATCAGAAATCTGCGCCAACAACACAACGTACGCGGATAAGGGACTCCAAGCCGCTGCGACGCTCTGTCTCGCTAAACTTATGTGCGTGTCTGCCGAGTACTGCGAAGCAAACTTGCCACTACTTATCACTATCATGGAGCGTTCACCCAACGCAACTGTCCGAAGCAATGCTGTTATCGCTCTGGGTGACATGGCTGTCTGCTTCAACCATCTCATTGATGAGAACACCGACTTCCTTTATCGTCGACTGGCTGATGACGATGCGTCCGTCAAGCGAACATGCCTCATGACTCTGACCTTCCTTATTCTGGCCGGAcaggtcaaggtcaagggtcAGCTAGGCGAGATGGCCAAATGtttggaggatgaagatcGCAGGATCGCTGATTTGGCGAGAATGTTCTTCACCGAGCTCAGCACCAAGGACAATGCTGTGTACAACCACTTTGTCGACATGTTCAGTCTGCTCAGCGCTGGCGGCAAtatggaagaggagagttTCCGCAGGATTGTCAagttccttcttggctttgttgaAAAGGTATGTGATGCACTTATGGTTGGACAAGTAATAACTAACGCATTAACCAGGACAAACACGCCAAACAGCTGgccgagaagcttgctgCACGACTCAACCGTTGTGAGACTGAGCGACAATGGAACGATGTTGCATATGCGTTGGGCATTTTGCAGCATAAGAATGAAGAGATTACAAAGTTGGTGTCTGAAGGCTACAGAGTTGTTCAATCCTCTGCTTAAGGGTGTTAGATACTTATGTTGA
- a CDS encoding condensin complex subunit 1: MAEFLHILAETYDYPQLADEVLREISNKEFNSNDTRGPKSVSSFIAKLSELAPRLVIKQMTMLAKQLDSESYTLRCALIEVCGNMVGYLSKQDERSENHKSQLNAFFDVLEERFLDINPYCRCRTLQVYMRLCDLAQKFPKRRQKAAELACRSLEDKSSNVRRNAIKLLGTLIKTHPFTVMHGAQLSRKEWQARLDMVQEELDSLKPPPGVPGFGGDQANTTVDNELLDEATQLGSPQKPTQMTEEEKAAAIKKAQEEAATSEAIEKLTLTRRYYNEALKFIDVIHDATTTICQLLGSRNKSEVIEAMDFFEVGDAYNIEQNKVGIRRMLRLIWTKGNSDEGKGVQTHLIECYRRLFFEAPDSFSPNDSAIYIARNMISLTFGATPAELTSLEQLLATMMKGGMIPEVVISKLWQVYGVQKREISRTQRRGAIIVLGMLATANPEIVVGEMETMLRTGLGLHGRNDLQLAKFTCIALRRINPSGRQSKDSPVKFSRLPNDHAVSVRLAAITEVPSDSKEWYGVAEQAINAIYAISKHPDTLCSDLIRRKARQVFGQSRTPPSSQPSSRPTSRDETKVAPTADQTVTQGEKKKRDNAIALSQLLFIVGHVAIKQIVHLELCELDFKRRKQEKEKAAPAKNDKDKEDADELDLIGGTTEDDFTEAMAHIRERELLYGPNSLLAVFGPLVSEICANNTTYADKGLQAAATLCLAKLMCVSAEYCEANLPLLITIMERSPNATVRSNAVIALGDMAVCFNHLIDENTDFLYRRLADDDASVKRTCLMTLTFLILAGQVKVKGQLGEMAKCLEDEDRRIADLARMFFTELSTKDNAVYNHFVDMFSLLSAGGNMEEESFRRIVKFLLGFVEKVCDALMVGQVITNALTRTNTPNSWPRSLLHDSTVVRLSDNGTMLHMRWAFCSIRMKRLQSWCLKATELFNPLLKGVRYLC; the protein is encoded by the exons ATGGCCGAGTTCCTACACATCCTAGCAGAAACTTACGACTATCCTCAGCTCGCTGACGAGGTATTACGCGAAATCAGTAACAAAGAATTCAACTCCAACGATACTAGAGGACCTAAGTCTGTTTCTTCCTTTATTGCCAAGCTTTCTGAGTTGGCGCCACGATTGGTGATCAAGCAGATGACAATGCTTGCGAAGCAGTTGGACAGCGAG TCATATACTCTTCGATGTGCTCTTATCGAGGTCTGTGGAAACATGGTTGGCTACCTCAGCAAGCAAGATGAGCGCAGCGAGAACCACAAGTCCCAACTGAACGCCTTTTTCGACGTGTTGGAGGAGCGATTCCTCGACATCAACCCCTACTGCCGGTGCAGAACTCTGCAAGTGTACATGCGGCTTTGCGATCTTGCACAGAAGTTCCCCAAGCGACGACAGAAAGCCGCGGAACTTGCATGTAGAAGTTTGGAAGACAAGAGCAGCAATGTCAGACGTAACgccatcaagcttcttggcaCGCTTATCAAGACACATCCTTTCACGGTCATGCACGGTGCGCAGCTGTCGAGAAAGGAGTGGCAGGCTCGTTTAGACATGGTCCAGGAGGAGTTGGATTCTCTGAAGCCTCCCCCTGGTGTCCCTGGCTTTGGAGGCGACCAGGCGAACACGACTGTTGATAATGAGCTTCTCGATGAGGCGACACAACTTGGCTCTCCTCAGAAGCCTACCCAGAtgactgaggaggagaaggcggctgccatcaagaaggCACAGGAGGAAGCTGCTACAAGCGAAGCTATCGAGAAGCTGACACTGACCCGGAGATACTACAACGAGGCTCTCAAGTTTATCGACGTTATCCACGACGCCACCACCACGATCTGCCAGCTCCTCGGATCAAGGAACAAGAGCGAGGTTATTGAGGCCATGGACTTCTTTGAGGTCGGTGACGCCTACAACATTGAGCAGAACAAGGTCGGTATTCGGCGTATGCTTCGACTCATCTGGACCAAGGGCAATAGCGACGAAGGAAAGGGTGTCCAGACACACTTGATCGAGTGTTACAGGCGACTCTTCTTCGAGGCACCTGACTCGTTCAGTCCCAATGATTCTGCTATTTACATTGCGCGAAACATGATCAGTTTGACCTTTGGCGCGACACCCGCTGAGCTCACGTCGCTTGAGCAGCTCTTGGCGACAATGATGAAGGGCGGCATGATCCCCGAGGTTGTTATTAGCAAGCTTTGGCAAGTGTATGGTGTTCAGAAACGGGAGATCTCCCGAACTCAGCGCCGAGGTGCTATCATTGTTTTGGGGATGCTGGCAACTGCAAACCCCGAGATTGTGGTTGGTGAGATGGAGACCATGCTTCGAACTGGTCTTGGTCTGCATGGACGCAATGATCTTCAGTTGGCCAAGTTTACATGCATTGCTTTGAGGCGAATCAACCCGTCTGGACGCCAGTCTAAGGACTCTCCTGTCAAGTTCTCACGATTGCCCAACGACCACGCTGTGTCAGTCAGATTGGCTGCCATCACCGAGGTTCCCTCAGACAGCAAAGAGTGGTATGGAGTAGCAGAGCAggccatcaacgccatctaTGCTATTTCTAAGCATCCCGACACCCTCTGCTCAGACCTAATCCGACGAAAAGCTCGACAGGTGTTTGGACAGTCCCGTACCCCGCCATCTTCGCAACCCAGCTCGCGCCCTACATCGCGAGATGAGACAAAGGTTGCGCCAACAGCCGACCAGACTGTGACCCAgggtgagaagaagaaacgcGACAATGCTATCGCTCTGTCTCAGCTTCTATTTATCGTCGGTCACGTTGCCATCAAGCAGATTGTTCATCTTGAGCTGTGTGAACTCGACTTTAAGCGCAGAaagcaggagaaggagaaagcaGCGCCCGCTAAGAACgataaggataaggaagATGCGGATGAGCTTGATCTGATCGGAGGTACAACAGAGGATGATTTTACAGAAGCCATGGCACACATTCGTGAGCGAGAGCTTTTGTACGGACCCAACTCTCTACTAGCTGTCTTTGGCCCGCTGGTATCAGAAATCTGCGCCAACAACACAACGTACGCGGATAAGGGACTCCAAGCCGCTGCGACGCTCTGTCTCGCTAAACTTATGTGCGTGTCTGCCGAGTACTGCGAAGCAAACTTGCCACTACTTATCACTATCATGGAGCGTTCACCCAACGCAACTGTCCGAAGCAATGCTGTTATCGCTCTGGGTGACATGGCTGTCTGCTTCAACCATCTCATTGATGAGAACACCGACTTCCTTTATCGTCGACTGGCTGATGACGATGCGTCCGTCAAGCGAACATGCCTCATGACTCTGACCTTCCTTATTCTGGCCGGAcaggtcaaggtcaagggtcAGCTAGGCGAGATGGCCAAATGtttggaggatgaagatcGCAGGATCGCTGATTTGGCGAGAATGTTCTTCACCGAGCTCAGCACCAAGGACAATGCTGTGTACAACCACTTTGTCGACATGTTCAGTCTGCTCAGCGCTGGCGGCAAtatggaagaggagagttTCCGCAGGATTGTCAagttccttcttggctttgttgaAAAGGTATGTGATGCACTTATGGTTGGACAAGTAATAACTAACGCATTAACCAGGACAAACACGCCAAACAGCTGgccgagaagcttgctgCACGACTCAACCGTTGTGAGACTGAGCGACAATGGAACGATGTTGCATATGCGTTGGGCATTTTGCAGCATAAGAATGAAGAGATTACAAAGTTGGTGTCTGAAGGCTACAGAGTTGTTCAATCCTCTGCTTAAGGGTGTTAGATACTTATGTTGA